The following are from one region of the Bradyrhizobium septentrionale genome:
- the fliG gene encoding flagellar motor switch protein FliG yields MAAVPQTTNANDIATVLSTLANRQSARPKGKPLPGPKRAAILMLALGEQYGGKIWSMLDDEEVRELSVHMSTLGTVEADVVEDLMLEFVSRMSASGALMGNFDATERLLQQYLPAERVTGIMDEIRGPAGRNMWEKLSNVQEEVLANYLKNEYPQTIAVVLSKLKPEHAARVLAILPEDIALDVVGRMLRMEAVQKEVIERVEQTLRTEFMSNLSQTRRRDAHEVMAEIFNNFDRQTETRFITSLEEENRESAERIKALMFTFDDLIKLDAASAQTLMRNIDKDKLGVALKSANEEVRSFFLGNMSSRAGKMLMDDMAAMGPVRLRDVDEAQALLVNLAKDLAARGEITLTKNRADDELVY; encoded by the coding sequence ATGGCCGCAGTACCCCAGACCACCAACGCCAACGACATCGCCACCGTCCTCTCGACGCTGGCGAACCGGCAGAGTGCCCGGCCCAAGGGAAAGCCGCTGCCCGGCCCGAAGCGCGCGGCGATCCTGATGCTGGCGCTCGGCGAGCAATATGGCGGCAAGATCTGGTCGATGCTCGACGACGAGGAAGTCCGCGAGCTGTCGGTCCACATGTCGACGCTCGGCACCGTCGAGGCCGATGTGGTCGAGGATTTGATGCTGGAATTCGTCTCGCGGATGTCGGCCTCCGGCGCGCTGATGGGCAATTTCGACGCCACCGAACGGCTGCTGCAGCAGTACCTGCCGGCCGAGCGCGTCACCGGCATCATGGACGAGATCCGCGGCCCCGCCGGCCGCAACATGTGGGAGAAGCTCTCCAACGTGCAGGAAGAGGTGCTCGCCAACTACCTCAAGAACGAGTACCCGCAGACCATCGCCGTGGTGCTGTCGAAGCTGAAGCCGGAGCACGCCGCCCGCGTGCTGGCGATCCTGCCCGAGGACATCGCGCTCGACGTGGTCGGCCGCATGCTGCGGATGGAGGCGGTGCAGAAGGAAGTCATCGAGCGGGTCGAGCAGACGCTGCGCACCGAGTTCATGTCGAACCTGTCGCAGACCCGCCGCCGCGACGCCCATGAAGTGATGGCCGAGATCTTCAACAATTTCGACCGCCAGACCGAAACCCGCTTCATCACCTCGCTGGAAGAGGAAAACCGCGAATCCGCCGAGCGCATCAAGGCGCTGATGTTCACCTTCGACGATCTGATCAAGCTCGATGCCGCCTCGGCCCAGACGCTGATGCGCAATATCGACAAGGACAAGCTCGGCGTCGCGCTGAAGAGCGCCAACGAGGAGGTGCGCAGCTTCTTCCTCGGCAACATGTCCTCCCGCGCCGGCAAGATGCTGATGGACGACATGGCCGCGATGGGCCCGGTGCGCCTGCGCGACGTCGACGAGGCGCAGGCGCTGCTGGTCAACCTCGCCAAAGACCTCGCCGCCCGCGGCGAGATCACGCTGACCAAGAACCGCGCCGACGACGAGCTGGTGTACTGA
- a CDS encoding FliH/SctL family protein, with protein MAAPAKFLFDTDFSAPDRARERAPTAAEIAQKVADAEARAYRAGYEAALREAKVESDRRATQALEEIGTAIKGIAARFAGIETRMETEAVDVAVAVARKLCTELVAREPLGEITALVSDCFSHLVATPHLVVRINDALYGAAHDNIERMAAQSGFQGRLVILAEPTIATGDCRIEWADGGVVLERAAIEGKIDELVGRYLASRGQAG; from the coding sequence ATGGCCGCACCCGCGAAATTCCTGTTCGACACGGATTTCTCGGCGCCGGACCGCGCCCGCGAGCGCGCGCCTACGGCGGCCGAGATCGCGCAGAAGGTCGCCGACGCCGAAGCGCGGGCGTATCGTGCCGGCTATGAAGCCGCGTTGCGCGAGGCCAAGGTCGAGAGCGACCGCCGCGCGACGCAGGCGCTGGAGGAGATCGGCACCGCGATCAAGGGCATCGCCGCGCGCTTTGCCGGCATCGAGACGCGGATGGAGACCGAGGCCGTGGACGTCGCGGTCGCGGTGGCCCGCAAGCTCTGCACCGAACTGGTGGCGCGCGAGCCGCTCGGCGAGATCACCGCGCTGGTCTCCGACTGCTTCTCGCATCTGGTCGCGACGCCGCATCTCGTGGTCCGCATCAACGACGCGCTCTACGGGGCGGCGCATGACAATATCGAGCGGATGGCGGCGCAGTCCGGCTTCCAGGGCCGGCTGGTGATCCTGGCCGAGCCGACGATTGCGACCGGCGACTGCCGGATCGAATGGGCTGACGGCGGCGTGGTGCTGGAACGCGCCGCGATCGAAGGCAAGATCGACGAACTCGTCGGACGCTATCTGGCGTCCCGCGGCCAGGCCGGCTGA
- the fliN gene encoding flagellar motor switch protein FliN gives MSDTDSHVPLPDLNAADAPGIDDIGYNEDENAARIAADLEAVFDVPVQVSAVLGRSKMDVGDLLKLGPGTVLELDRRVGEAIDIYVNNRLVARGEVVLVEDKLGVTMTEIIKAERS, from the coding sequence ATGAGCGACACCGACTCCCACGTCCCGCTTCCCGACCTCAACGCCGCCGACGCGCCGGGGATCGACGACATCGGCTACAACGAGGACGAAAATGCCGCGCGCATTGCGGCCGATCTCGAAGCCGTGTTCGACGTGCCGGTGCAGGTCTCGGCGGTGCTCGGCCGCTCCAAGATGGATGTCGGCGACCTCCTGAAGCTCGGACCGGGCACCGTGCTCGAACTCGACCGCCGCGTCGGCGAGGCGATCGACATCTACGTCAACAACCGCCTGGTGGCGCGCGGCGAAGTGGTGCTGGTGGAAGACAAGCTCGGCGTGACCATGACCGAAATCATCAAGGCTGAACGTTCTTAA
- a CDS encoding sigma-54 interaction domain-containing protein: MRLLIVGTLKGQLTTATKIAMDNGASVTHAETIEQAMNVLRGGKGADLLLVDVGLDIRDLVMRLEAEHIHVPIVACGISNDARAAVAAIHAGAKEYIPLPPDPELIAAVLAAVANDARDLIWRDEAMGRVIKLAQQIAGSDASVMITGESGTGKEVLARYVHSRSARAKRPFISINCAAIPEHLLESELFGHEKGAFTGAVARRIGKFEEATGGTLLLDEISEMDVRLQSKLLRAIQERVIDRVGGTKPVPVDIRIIATSNRNLSEAVREGSFREDLLFRLNVVNLKIPPLRDRPADILELAQHFAKKYAEANGLPVRPVSTEARRVLTANRWQGNVRELENTIHRSVLMAQGDEIGAEAILTPDGDRLDLAKTAPAVAHATLAAEQVTRALVGRTVADVERDLILETLKHCLGNRTHAANILGISIRTLRNKLNEYADGGIPITPAGNGAPDYQRMASAG, encoded by the coding sequence ATGCGGCTTCTCATCGTTGGCACCCTGAAGGGCCAGCTCACGACCGCGACCAAGATCGCGATGGACAACGGCGCCTCGGTGACCCACGCCGAAACCATCGAGCAGGCGATGAACGTGCTGCGCGGCGGCAAGGGCGCCGACCTCCTGCTGGTCGATGTCGGCCTCGACATCCGCGACCTCGTGATGCGGCTCGAGGCCGAGCACATCCACGTGCCGATCGTCGCCTGCGGCATCTCCAACGACGCCCGCGCCGCGGTCGCCGCGATCCATGCCGGCGCCAAGGAATACATCCCGCTGCCGCCCGATCCCGAATTGATCGCAGCGGTGCTCGCCGCGGTCGCCAACGACGCGCGCGACCTGATCTGGCGCGACGAGGCGATGGGCCGGGTGATCAAGCTCGCGCAGCAGATCGCGGGCTCGGATGCTTCGGTCATGATCACCGGCGAGTCCGGCACCGGCAAGGAGGTGCTGGCGCGCTATGTCCACTCCCGCTCGGCCCGCGCCAAGCGGCCGTTCATCTCGATCAACTGCGCGGCGATCCCGGAGCACCTCCTGGAATCCGAGCTGTTCGGCCATGAGAAGGGCGCCTTCACCGGCGCGGTGGCGCGCCGCATCGGCAAGTTCGAGGAAGCGACCGGCGGCACCCTGCTGCTCGACGAAATCTCCGAGATGGATGTCCGTTTGCAGTCGAAGCTGTTGCGCGCGATCCAGGAGCGCGTGATCGACCGCGTCGGCGGCACCAAGCCGGTTCCGGTCGACATCCGCATCATCGCGACCTCGAACCGCAATCTGTCGGAGGCGGTGCGCGAGGGCTCTTTCCGCGAGGACCTGCTGTTCCGCCTCAACGTCGTCAATTTGAAGATCCCGCCGCTGCGCGACCGTCCGGCCGACATCCTCGAACTGGCGCAGCATTTCGCCAAGAAATACGCCGAGGCCAACGGCCTGCCGGTCCGCCCGGTCTCGACCGAAGCCCGCCGCGTCCTGACCGCGAACCGCTGGCAGGGCAACGTCCGCGAGCTCGAGAACACCATTCATCGCTCGGTGCTGATGGCGCAGGGCGACGAGATCGGCGCTGAGGCGATCCTCACCCCCGACGGCGACCGGCTCGACCTCGCCAAGACCGCGCCCGCGGTCGCCCACGCCACGCTTGCCGCCGAGCAGGTCACCCGCGCGCTGGTCGGCCGCACCGTCGCCGACGTCGAGCGCGATTTGATCCTGGAAACGCTGAAGCACTGCCTCGGCAACCGCACCCACGCCGCCAACATCCTCGGCATCTCGATCCGCACGCTACGCAACAAGCTGAACGAATATGCCGACGGCGGGATTCCGATCACCCCGGCCGGCAATGGCGCTCCCGACTATCAGCGGATGGCCAGCGCTGGTTGA
- a CDS encoding flavin reductase family protein produces the protein MNSVVRNVSIEPAVAAAEFRGAMRHLTGGVSVITAGRGKEISGMTVTSVSSLSVEPPSLIVSINRAASSWPLIARHGVFGVNILTADQLDIAERFTGKGGLKGADRFAGAEWTTRASGVPLLVGALAAVDCEVEEIIERHSHAIVIGRVLDVITSERTAALAYWHGEYVAIDREEDAVKLAEVSLPSRHVHARGVR, from the coding sequence ATGAATTCCGTCGTCCGCAATGTTTCGATCGAGCCCGCGGTGGCGGCCGCTGAATTCCGCGGCGCGATGCGCCATCTCACCGGCGGCGTCAGCGTCATCACGGCCGGTCGCGGCAAAGAAATCTCGGGGATGACGGTGACCTCGGTGTCGTCGCTGTCGGTCGAGCCGCCGTCGCTGATCGTCAGCATCAACCGCGCCGCCTCCTCATGGCCGCTGATCGCCCGCCATGGCGTGTTCGGCGTCAACATCCTCACCGCCGATCAGCTCGACATCGCCGAGCGTTTCACCGGCAAGGGCGGCCTCAAGGGTGCGGACCGCTTTGCGGGCGCCGAATGGACGACCCGCGCCTCCGGCGTTCCGCTGCTGGTCGGCGCGCTGGCGGCTGTTGATTGCGAGGTCGAGGAGATCATCGAACGGCATTCGCACGCGATCGTCATCGGTCGCGTGCTCGACGTGATCACCTCGGAGCGAACCGCCGCGCTGGCGTACTGGCACGGCGAATATGTCGCGATCGACCGGGAAGAAGACGCCGTCAAGCTGGCCGAGGTCAGCCTGCCGTCGCGCCACGTTCACGCTCGGGGCGTGCGCTAA
- a CDS encoding ATP-binding cassette domain-containing protein, whose protein sequence is MQEALRFQPVDAEPVDRADIVVQARQLRRGSEAATRGLSLTIRGLRKAFGDNEVLRGIDLHIPAGQFVAIVGRSGCGKSTLLRLIAGLDAPTAGSIAFGEQPRAQDVRVMFQEPRLLPWARVLSNVEVGLGRERSSADAQARAEHALVEVGLGDKRGQWPSVLSGGQKQRVALARALVSQPRVLAFDEPLGALDALTRISMQQLLERVWRDQGFTAILVTHDVAEAVALADRVLVIEDGRIAQDVTIDLPRPRRRGSAELAALEGEILKHLLEGSEDTL, encoded by the coding sequence ATGCAAGAAGCGCTTCGTTTCCAGCCCGTCGACGCCGAGCCGGTCGACCGCGCCGATATCGTCGTGCAGGCACGGCAGCTCCGGCGCGGATCGGAAGCTGCGACCCGCGGCCTGTCGCTGACCATTCGCGGCCTGCGCAAGGCGTTCGGCGACAATGAGGTGCTGCGCGGCATCGACCTGCACATCCCGGCCGGCCAGTTCGTCGCGATCGTCGGCCGCAGCGGCTGCGGCAAGAGCACGCTGCTGCGCCTGATCGCCGGCCTCGACGCGCCGACGGCAGGCAGCATCGCCTTTGGCGAACAGCCGCGGGCGCAGGACGTCCGCGTCATGTTCCAGGAGCCGCGTCTGCTGCCCTGGGCGCGGGTGCTGTCCAATGTCGAAGTGGGTCTGGGACGGGAGCGCTCCTCCGCCGACGCGCAGGCACGCGCCGAGCACGCTCTGGTCGAGGTCGGCCTCGGCGACAAGCGCGGGCAGTGGCCGTCGGTGCTCTCGGGCGGCCAGAAGCAGCGCGTGGCGCTGGCGCGCGCGCTGGTCAGCCAGCCGCGCGTGCTGGCGTTCGACGAGCCGCTCGGCGCGCTCGATGCGCTGACCCGGATCTCGATGCAGCAATTGCTGGAGCGCGTCTGGCGCGACCAGGGCTTTACCGCGATCCTGGTGACGCATGACGTCGCCGAGGCGGTCGCGCTCGCCGACCGCGTGCTGGTGATCGAGGATGGCCGCATCGCGCAGGACGTCACGATCGACCTGCCGCGGCCGCGCCGGCGCGGTTCGGCCGAACTCGCCGCGCTGGAAGGCGAGATCCTGAAGCATCTGCTCGAAGGCAGCGAAGACACCCTGTGA
- the ssuC gene encoding aliphatic sulfonate ABC transporter permease SsuC produces MSLIDSLPRVSAPKLPKVDGLIPWIVPLAIILVWQLACVTGFVPSRVLPAPSDVALAGWKLLLSGELVRNIWVSFWRASIGFVIGGSIGFAFGLANGLSQLSAKLTDTTLQMVRNIPHLALIPLVILWFGIDESAKLFLVALGVFFPIYLNTLHGIRTVDPQLIEMGRIYGMSDGELFRRVIFPGALPSIFVGLRFALGIMWLTLIVAETIAASSGLGYMAMQAREFMLIDVVVLSILIYALLGKLADSASRALERLTLSWHPAFQKK; encoded by the coding sequence ATGAGCTTGATAGACAGTCTCCCGCGCGTCAGCGCACCGAAACTGCCGAAGGTTGACGGCCTGATCCCCTGGATCGTGCCGCTCGCCATCATCCTGGTCTGGCAGCTGGCCTGCGTCACCGGTTTCGTTCCCTCGCGCGTGCTGCCGGCGCCGTCCGACGTCGCACTGGCGGGATGGAAGCTGCTGCTGTCAGGTGAACTCGTCCGCAACATCTGGGTCAGCTTCTGGCGCGCCTCGATCGGATTTGTGATCGGCGGCAGCATCGGCTTCGCCTTCGGGCTCGCCAATGGGCTGTCGCAGCTGTCGGCGAAGCTCACCGACACCACGCTGCAGATGGTGCGCAACATCCCGCATCTGGCGCTGATTCCCCTGGTCATCCTGTGGTTCGGCATCGACGAGTCGGCAAAACTGTTCCTGGTCGCGCTCGGCGTGTTCTTCCCGATCTATCTCAACACACTGCACGGCATCCGCACCGTCGACCCGCAGCTGATCGAGATGGGCCGCATCTACGGCATGAGCGACGGCGAGCTGTTCCGCCGGGTGATCTTCCCTGGCGCGCTGCCCTCGATCTTCGTCGGCCTGCGCTTCGCGCTCGGCATCATGTGGTTGACGCTGATCGTCGCCGAGACCATCGCGGCCTCGTCGGGCCTCGGCTACATGGCAATGCAGGCGCGCGAGTTCATGCTGATCGACGTCGTCGTGCTCTCGATCCTGATCTACGCCTTGCTCGGCAAGCTCGCCGACAGTGCCTCGCGGGCGCTGGAGCGGCTGACGCTGTCCTGGCATCCCGCCTTCCAGAAGAAGTGA
- the ssuD gene encoding FMNH2-dependent alkanesulfonate monooxygenase yields the protein METGHVSTATNANILWFLPTHGDSRYLGTAIGGREVNFNYLRQIAQAADQLGYYGVLLPTGRSCEDSWVVASAVAPWTERLRYLVAVRPGLQSPSVAARMTATLDRLSNGRLLINVVTGGDPIENKGDGIFLDHDERYAVTREFLNVYSDLLAGKTVNVEGKHIRIEDGRLLFNPVQSPRPPLYFGGSSDAGIDVAVDTVDKYLTWGEPPAQVAEKIAKVKAVAAQRGRKLSFGIRLHVIVRETNAEAWRAADELIQYVTDDTVAAAQKIFARMDSVGQQRMAQLHGGQRDQLEISPNLWAGVGLVRGGAGTALVGDPQTVAARIKEYQDIGVDTFIMSGYPHLEEAYRFAELVFPLLSLAQPGNVTPIRVNTGPFGETIGNYYRPQKQASQS from the coding sequence ATGGAGACCGGGCACGTGAGCACCGCAACCAACGCCAACATCCTCTGGTTCCTGCCGACCCACGGCGACAGCCGCTACCTCGGAACGGCGATCGGCGGCCGCGAGGTGAACTTCAACTATCTGCGCCAGATTGCGCAGGCCGCGGATCAGCTCGGCTATTACGGCGTGCTGCTGCCGACGGGGCGGAGCTGCGAAGACTCCTGGGTGGTGGCGTCAGCCGTCGCGCCCTGGACCGAGCGCCTGCGTTATCTCGTGGCGGTCCGGCCCGGCCTGCAATCGCCGAGCGTCGCCGCCCGCATGACCGCGACGCTGGACCGGCTGTCGAACGGCCGTCTCCTGATCAATGTCGTCACCGGCGGCGATCCGATCGAGAACAAGGGCGACGGCATCTTCCTCGACCATGACGAACGCTACGCCGTGACGCGCGAGTTCCTCAACGTCTACAGCGATCTCTTGGCCGGCAAGACCGTCAATGTCGAGGGCAAGCACATCAGGATCGAGGACGGCCGCCTGCTGTTCAATCCGGTGCAATCGCCGCGGCCGCCGCTCTATTTCGGCGGCTCGTCGGATGCCGGCATCGACGTCGCGGTCGACACCGTCGACAAATATTTGACCTGGGGCGAGCCGCCGGCGCAGGTCGCCGAGAAGATCGCCAAGGTGAAGGCGGTGGCGGCGCAGCGCGGCCGCAAGCTCTCATTCGGCATCCGCCTGCATGTCATCGTGCGCGAGACCAACGCCGAGGCGTGGCGCGCCGCCGACGAGCTGATCCAGTACGTCACCGACGACACGGTGGCGGCCGCCCAGAAGATCTTTGCCCGGATGGACTCGGTCGGCCAGCAGCGCATGGCGCAGCTGCATGGTGGCCAGCGCGACCAGCTCGAGATCAGCCCGAACCTCTGGGCCGGCGTCGGCCTGGTGCGCGGCGGGGCCGGCACTGCGCTGGTCGGCGATCCCCAGACGGTCGCCGCGCGCATCAAGGAGTATCAGGACATCGGCGTCGATACCTTCATCATGTCGGGCTACCCGCATCTCGAGGAAGCCTATCGCTTCGCCGAGCTGGTGTTCCCGCTGCTGTCGCTGGCGCAACCCGGCAACGTAACGCCGATCCGCGTCAACACCGGGCCGTTCGGCGAGACCATCGGCAATTACTACCGTCCGCAGAAGCAGGCATCGCAATCATGA
- a CDS encoding sulfonate ABC transporter substrate-binding protein, giving the protein MTRLFRRWIARAVLSVGIVAASVGVSYGQDKVVRIGFQKYGKLVLLKSKGSLEEKLKSVGYKVVWTEFPSGPPLLEALNVGAIDFGNTGEAPPIFAQAAGAPIQYVAYEPPAPKGEAILVPKDSPIKSVAELKGKKVALNKGSNVHYLLVKALEKAGVKYSDVEVAYLAPADARAAFERGAVDAWVIWDPFQAAAEAATGARTLADGTGVVANYQFYFASKQFLQSDPKIVELVLAQLSEVDDWAKGDIHAVAEQLAPSIGLSVPVVEVALKRQSYGIKPVTDSVVADQQQVADTFFALGLIPKQIKISDVAWRPGT; this is encoded by the coding sequence ATGACGCGTTTATTTCGACGCTGGATCGCCCGCGCGGTGCTGTCGGTCGGCATCGTCGCAGCCAGCGTCGGCGTTTCCTACGGCCAGGACAAGGTCGTCCGCATCGGCTTCCAGAAATACGGCAAGCTGGTGCTGCTGAAGAGCAAGGGCTCGCTCGAGGAGAAGCTGAAATCGGTCGGCTACAAGGTCGTCTGGACCGAGTTTCCTTCGGGGCCGCCGCTGCTCGAAGCGCTCAATGTCGGCGCGATCGATTTCGGCAACACCGGCGAGGCGCCGCCGATCTTCGCGCAGGCCGCAGGGGCGCCGATCCAGTATGTCGCCTATGAGCCGCCGGCGCCGAAGGGCGAGGCGATCCTGGTGCCGAAGGACAGCCCGATCAAGTCGGTGGCGGAGCTGAAGGGCAAGAAGGTCGCGCTGAACAAGGGCTCCAACGTCCACTATTTGCTGGTGAAGGCGCTGGAGAAAGCCGGCGTGAAATATTCCGACGTCGAGGTCGCCTATCTCGCGCCCGCCGATGCGCGCGCGGCGTTCGAGCGCGGCGCGGTCGATGCCTGGGTGATCTGGGATCCGTTCCAGGCCGCGGCGGAGGCTGCGACCGGCGCCCGCACGTTGGCCGACGGCACCGGCGTCGTCGCGAACTATCAGTTCTACTTTGCCTCGAAGCAGTTCCTGCAGAGCGACCCGAAGATCGTCGAGCTGGTGCTGGCGCAGCTCAGCGAGGTCGATGACTGGGCCAAGGGCGATATCCACGCCGTTGCTGAACAGCTGGCGCCGAGCATCGGCCTGTCGGTGCCGGTGGTTGAGGTCGCGCTGAAGCGGCAGTCCTACGGCATCAAGCCGGTCACCGACAGCGTGGTCGCGGATCAGCAGCAGGTAGCCGACACGTTCTTCGCGCTCGGCCTGATCCCGAAACAAATCAAGATTTCCGACGTCGCATGGAGACCGGGCACGTGA